The Candidatus Krumholzibacteriia bacterium DNA window CGCCAGAAGTTCGAACGTACGAAGGACCACGTGAACGTGGGGACGATCGGGCACGTGGATCACGGGAAGACGACGCTGACGGCTGCGATCACGAAGACGCTGGCGGCGAAGGGCTTCGCGGATTTCCAGAAGTTC harbors:
- a CDS encoding GTP-binding protein; amino-acid sequence: MARQKFERTKDHVNVGTIGHVDHGKTTLTAAITKTLAAKGFADFQKF